The following are encoded together in the Capsulimonas corticalis genome:
- a CDS encoding methyl-accepting chemotaxis protein, producing the protein MTSATPSSQKTFQIAEAEQRMDRLLVNLLWGHFVVALLLSGWYHTLAAALLIGLPAVLVPYFLSRACPGATVTRCCIGVALMIYSALYIQQTHGLSEMHFHIFSALAFLLAYRDWRPIVAAAGAVAVHHVAFAVCQTMGLPLYVYSGEGLGVILRTVVHASFVVFETVVLVILAVDMRREWRVAEQLGDIARTLGDGRLSQNDLTVRLADAGSGPLAGVTHSVNSMLERISGTVRSTRRDVDLVVARASETVGAASGVIAGGEAIQRSIQNVADGAQNQARLAEDACREILQAAEMAGEISAGAKNQTEQTQSMMQSVLDLCAQAISVNEATAEEVSAAHDAQVSAEHAVAVVRASAELTKSAVEKVARKLDQLGEGSVGIGQFAETIGHISSQTNLLALNAAIEAARAGEHGRGFAVVAEEVRKLADQSAQAARQIDELVSNMTKEIADVLHITSKSAGSDSDFDKVLAMAVEVVEAGEVTSELASHIRELALKNKKATERIDEGGKGLTANIEHLHRQFAAHNEAALQMVGQVEGTSETIREIARIGGDASASARQVQKIVGEQLSTLSHVSEIAHLVSEAATETSVSLQQFRVDDEIAGEGQALRKAA; encoded by the coding sequence ATGACGTCGGCAACCCCCTCTTCACAGAAGACGTTTCAAATTGCGGAAGCGGAGCAGCGTATGGACCGGCTGCTCGTCAACCTCCTCTGGGGCCACTTTGTCGTGGCCCTTTTGCTGAGCGGCTGGTATCACACGCTTGCGGCGGCGCTGTTGATCGGTCTGCCCGCCGTCCTCGTTCCGTACTTCTTGTCCCGCGCCTGTCCCGGCGCGACCGTCACGCGATGCTGCATCGGCGTCGCGCTGATGATTTATTCGGCGCTGTATATTCAGCAGACACATGGCCTTTCGGAGATGCATTTTCATATCTTCAGCGCCCTGGCGTTTCTTCTCGCGTATCGCGACTGGCGTCCCATTGTGGCCGCCGCCGGCGCGGTAGCGGTGCACCACGTCGCCTTTGCCGTATGCCAGACGATGGGGCTTCCCCTTTACGTCTATAGCGGCGAGGGGCTTGGCGTCATTCTTCGGACGGTCGTTCATGCATCGTTCGTCGTCTTCGAAACCGTGGTGCTCGTTATTCTGGCCGTGGATATGCGGCGGGAATGGCGAGTCGCCGAGCAGCTCGGCGATATTGCCCGAACGCTTGGCGATGGACGGCTGTCGCAAAACGATCTGACCGTGCGGCTAGCGGACGCCGGGAGCGGGCCGCTGGCCGGCGTGACCCACTCCGTCAACTCCATGCTGGAGCGTATCTCCGGAACGGTGCGCTCGACGCGCCGGGATGTCGATCTTGTCGTGGCGCGAGCTTCCGAGACGGTCGGCGCGGCGTCGGGCGTCATCGCCGGCGGCGAGGCGATCCAGCGCTCCATCCAGAACGTCGCCGACGGCGCTCAGAACCAGGCGCGGCTCGCGGAAGACGCCTGCCGTGAAATCCTCCAGGCGGCCGAAATGGCGGGCGAAATCTCCGCCGGGGCCAAAAATCAAACCGAGCAGACTCAGTCCATGATGCAGTCCGTGCTCGACCTTTGCGCGCAGGCGATCTCCGTGAACGAAGCGACCGCCGAGGAAGTCTCGGCCGCGCATGACGCCCAGGTTTCGGCCGAGCATGCGGTCGCCGTGGTGCGCGCCAGCGCCGAGCTGACGAAGTCCGCCGTCGAGAAGGTCGCGCGGAAGCTGGACCAGCTGGGCGAGGGATCGGTTGGGATCGGACAGTTCGCCGAAACGATCGGACATATCTCCTCGCAGACCAATCTGCTGGCGCTGAACGCCGCGATTGAGGCGGCGCGCGCCGGCGAACACGGACGCGGCTTCGCGGTTGTCGCCGAGGAAGTGCGCAAGCTGGCGGACCAGTCGGCTCAGGCGGCGCGCCAGATCGATGAGCTCGTTTCCAATATGACGAAAGAGATCGCCGATGTCCTGCACATCACTTCCAAGAGCGCCGGCAGTGACAGCGACTTCGACAAGGTTCTGGCGATGGCGGTGGAAGTGGTCGAGGCGGGAGAAGTCACCTCCGAGCTAGCCTCGCACATTCGTGAGCTGGCGCTGAAGAACAAAAAAGCGACCGAGCGGATCGACGAGGGCGGCAAGGGGCTGACGGCGAACATCGAGCATCTGCATCGGCAGTTCGCCGCGCACAACGAGGCGGCGCTGCAAATGGTCGGTCAGGTCGAAGGAACGAGCGAGACGATCCGCGAGATCGCCCGCATCGGGGGCGACGCCAGCGCTTCGGCGCGGCAGGTGCAGAAGATCGTCGGCGAACAGCTAAGCACCCTCAGTCACGTTTCCGAGATCGCTCACCTTGTTTCGGAAGCCGCCACGGAGACGAGCGTGTCGCTGCAGCAGTTCCGCGTGGACGACGAGATCGCCGGCGAAGGACAAGCGCTCCGGAAGGCGGCGTAA
- a CDS encoding peroxiredoxin family protein — MATLLSIRRSPWVIGSVIAAWGLGTVASFWRLEAQYLRPASRPRGAAIAQPDRRPPPPVTALTTNRGIVALGAPGTITLLNFWNAHCPCSRYMEAHVAGLQKRYAASGVRVITVVEGDAGVDTAEDLLAAWRARGGGEATADPDGRVARAFGVWAAPGAAIIDRSGRVSFVGGYNAARFCDNTQTAWAAQALDAAVRGAKPPRAKTLFFGCQVLAQPR; from the coding sequence ATGGCCACCCTGCTTTCGATACGCCGCTCCCCGTGGGTGATTGGGAGTGTGATTGCCGCCTGGGGATTGGGGACCGTCGCGTCCTTCTGGCGGCTGGAGGCCCAGTACCTGCGTCCGGCGTCACGGCCGCGCGGCGCGGCGATCGCCCAGCCGGATCGCCGCCCCCCGCCGCCCGTGACGGCGCTGACGACGAACCGGGGAATCGTCGCCTTAGGCGCGCCCGGAACGATCACGCTCCTGAATTTCTGGAACGCCCACTGCCCGTGCTCTCGCTATATGGAGGCGCATGTCGCCGGCCTGCAAAAGCGATACGCGGCTTCGGGAGTGCGTGTGATCACGGTTGTCGAGGGCGACGCCGGCGTGGACACTGCGGAGGACCTGCTTGCGGCCTGGCGCGCGCGCGGAGGCGGCGAGGCGACGGCGGATCCGGACGGGCGCGTGGCGCGCGCCTTTGGGGTGTGGGCGGCACCGGGCGCGGCGATCATCGACCGCTCGGGGCGCGTTTCATTTGTCGGCGGCTACAACGCCGCGCGGTTCTGCGACAACACACAAACGGCGTGGGCGGCTCAGGCGCTGGACGCGGCTGTGCGAGGCGCCAAGCCACCGCGCGCGAAGACCCTCTTTTTCGGCTGTCAGGTCCTCGCGCAGCCCCGCTGA
- the tyrS gene encoding tyrosine--tRNA ligase, whose amino-acid sequence MTLDIDQQIERISRGATEVLPLAELKAKLKRSIAESRPLQVKLGLDPTAPDIHIGNAVVLRKLRQFQDLGHEVTVIIGDFTATIGDPTGKSETRKQLTQEEVAANAKTYADQYHKILDPAKTRVVFNSEWLGKLGLYDIVTLLAKTTVARILERDDFDKRFRSGLPIHTHEMLYPICQGYDSVYLKSDIEIGGTEQRFNIMMGRDLQREHGIEPQIALFMPLLVGLDGVDKMSKSKGNAIGIDEPPLEMFGKIMSITDEMMPTYYELCTDVPMDEVKVLTDAEATHPNLAKRRLGREIIALYHGAEAAQIAEDEWVRIHVRDGVPDDAPEVILSADKLDENGAIRIAALVTLSGLVPSSGEAKRVVQQGGVSVSGTKYSDPGELVAVQTGQVLKVGKNRFARLTVAAG is encoded by the coding sequence ATGACGCTTGATATTGACCAGCAGATCGAACGGATCTCACGCGGCGCCACCGAGGTTCTCCCGCTTGCCGAGCTGAAGGCGAAACTGAAACGCTCTATTGCCGAAAGTCGCCCCCTGCAAGTCAAGCTGGGACTGGACCCGACAGCGCCGGACATACACATCGGAAACGCGGTCGTTCTCCGTAAGCTGCGCCAGTTTCAGGATTTGGGACACGAAGTGACGGTGATCATTGGAGATTTCACCGCGACGATCGGCGACCCCACCGGAAAGTCCGAAACCCGCAAGCAGCTCACCCAGGAAGAAGTCGCCGCGAACGCCAAGACCTACGCCGATCAGTATCACAAGATACTCGATCCCGCGAAGACGCGCGTCGTCTTCAACAGCGAGTGGCTGGGCAAGCTTGGCTTGTACGACATCGTCACGCTGCTCGCGAAAACCACCGTGGCGCGGATTTTGGAGCGCGACGATTTCGACAAACGATTTCGATCGGGCCTGCCGATCCATACGCACGAAATGCTGTATCCGATCTGCCAGGGCTACGACTCGGTATACTTGAAGAGCGATATCGAAATCGGCGGCACCGAACAGCGCTTCAATATTATGATGGGACGCGATCTTCAGCGCGAGCATGGGATCGAGCCGCAGATCGCCCTCTTTATGCCGCTGCTGGTCGGCCTGGACGGCGTGGACAAGATGTCCAAGTCCAAGGGCAACGCCATCGGCATCGACGAGCCGCCTCTGGAAATGTTTGGCAAAATCATGTCCATCACCGATGAGATGATGCCGACATATTACGAGCTGTGCACCGATGTCCCGATGGACGAGGTCAAAGTGCTGACGGACGCTGAGGCGACGCATCCCAATCTCGCCAAAAGACGGCTGGGCCGCGAAATCATCGCGCTCTACCATGGCGCCGAAGCCGCTCAGATCGCCGAAGACGAATGGGTGAGAATTCATGTTCGCGACGGCGTTCCCGACGACGCGCCGGAGGTCATCCTCAGCGCGGATAAGCTGGATGAGAACGGCGCGATACGGATCGCGGCGCTCGTGACGCTGTCGGGGCTTGTCCCTTCTTCGGGCGAGGCCAAACGCGTGGTGCAGCAGGGTGGGGTGAGCGTCTCCGGGACGAAGTATTCGGATCCGGGAGAATTGGTCGCCGTGCAAACCGGCCAGGTATTGAAGGTGGGAAAAAACCGCTTTGCGCGCTTGACGGTCGCCGCCGGTTAG
- a CDS encoding sigma-70 family RNA polymerase sigma factor, whose product MRLTGNANDAEDLLQDTYLRAFRFFHQYQLGTNAKAWLFRIMNTVFLNEYRKKARQGETISYDGLEDFYLYNRLTDDLASGDRPEIENPQKAVLEKLDIEVIQRAIDALPIEFRETVALATLEEMSYQEIADALDIPVGTVRSRLSRGRKLLQKALWAYLNGEETRG is encoded by the coding sequence ATGCGTCTGACGGGGAACGCCAACGACGCCGAGGATTTGCTTCAGGATACTTATCTGCGCGCGTTTCGCTTTTTTCACCAGTATCAGCTGGGAACTAATGCAAAAGCGTGGTTGTTCCGTATCATGAACACGGTATTTTTAAACGAGTACCGTAAAAAAGCCCGGCAGGGAGAGACGATCTCCTACGACGGATTGGAAGATTTCTATCTTTACAATCGCCTGACGGATGACCTGGCCTCCGGGGATCGCCCGGAGATCGAGAATCCCCAAAAGGCGGTGTTAGAGAAGCTTGACATTGAGGTCATACAGCGCGCGATCGATGCGCTGCCCATTGAGTTCCGCGAGACGGTTGCGCTCGCCACATTGGAAGAGATGTCGTATCAAGAGATTGCGGATGCGCTGGACATCCCTGTAGGCACGGTGCGGTCACGCTTGTCGCGTGGACGCAAGCTGCTGCAGAAGGCCCTTTGGGCGTACCTCAACGGAGAAGAAACCCGTGGATGA
- a CDS encoding zf-HC2 domain-containing protein — protein MDEQVKKTGACVGIDYYSCEEAIKRLNEYLDHQLTEEERVVVLKHLEICKPCFSRFSFEQNLIVSVRAKLTKICAPQPLREKLRGLLRSEDRLI, from the coding sequence GTGGATGAGCAAGTGAAAAAGACCGGCGCGTGCGTCGGGATCGATTATTATTCGTGTGAAGAAGCGATCAAGCGTCTTAACGAGTATCTGGACCACCAACTGACCGAAGAAGAGCGGGTTGTGGTGCTGAAGCATCTGGAGATCTGTAAGCCCTGCTTTAGCCGGTTCAGTTTCGAGCAGAACCTGATCGTCTCGGTGCGCGCGAAGCTCACCAAGATCTGCGCGCCGCAGCCGCTGCGCGAAAAGCTGCGGGGACTGCTGCGTTCGGAAGATCGATTGATCTGA
- a CDS encoding single-stranded DNA-binding protein → MDLNRVILIGRLASDPELKYTPSGIAVTQFRLAVNRPMSSEARQNGQEKQADFISIVAWRQSAEYAANYLGKGRLVAVEGRLQVREYVTQDGQKRRDTEVVVDNLKSLDRPKEGAESTGPRYADEGAPDSYAAPRPQPAAAPPARRPAAAAPSAAPASRYQPPAEEDEFDDPFADN, encoded by the coding sequence ATGGACTTGAATCGCGTCATATTGATCGGCCGGCTGGCCAGCGATCCAGAGCTGAAGTATACGCCCAGCGGCATCGCCGTCACCCAGTTTCGACTGGCCGTGAACCGGCCGATGTCGTCGGAAGCCAGGCAGAACGGTCAGGAAAAGCAGGCCGACTTTATTTCCATTGTCGCTTGGCGGCAATCCGCGGAGTACGCGGCGAATTATTTGGGAAAAGGCCGGCTTGTCGCCGTCGAAGGACGACTCCAGGTGCGTGAATACGTCACCCAGGACGGCCAGAAGCGACGCGACACCGAGGTCGTCGTGGACAACCTCAAGTCTTTAGATCGGCCGAAGGAAGGCGCGGAGAGCACTGGTCCGCGTTACGCCGACGAAGGCGCTCCGGACTCTTACGCCGCGCCGCGGCCGCAGCCCGCCGCCGCGCCCCCGGCCCGGCGTCCCGCCGCCGCCGCGCCCAGCGCCGCCCCCGCGTCGCGCTATCAGCCGCCGGCGGAGGAAGACGAGTTCGACGATCCTTTCGCGGACAATTAA
- the rpsF gene encoding 30S ribosomal protein S6: protein MPSIAVKRKYEAIYILDSGSSDDQIAAITGKYKQVVETAGGTVENIDVWENRKLAYQIKGADRRTHSDGRYVVMNFTSEADAEKELRRTFQISDDQIRYMIIKPEEIDEPGAARQPRGESAASAPAPVAAPAPVAPAAPVAEAAPVAEAAPVAEVAEAAPAAETTEETAAAA, encoded by the coding sequence ATGCCATCCATCGCCGTTAAGCGAAAATACGAAGCCATTTACATTCTTGATTCCGGCAGCAGCGACGACCAGATCGCCGCCATCACCGGCAAGTACAAGCAAGTCGTCGAGACCGCCGGCGGAACCGTCGAGAACATCGACGTGTGGGAAAACCGCAAGCTCGCCTACCAGATTAAGGGCGCCGACCGGCGCACTCATAGCGACGGCCGCTATGTCGTCATGAACTTCACCAGCGAAGCCGATGCTGAGAAGGAACTGCGCCGCACCTTCCAGATCAGCGACGATCAGATTCGCTACATGATCATCAAGCCCGAAGAAATCGACGAGCCTGGCGCCGCCCGCCAGCCGCGTGGCGAGTCCGCCGCCAGCGCTCCCGCGCCGGTCGCCGCTCCCGCGCCCGTCGCCCCTGCTGCTCCGGTCGCTGAAGCCGCTCCCGTCGCCGAAGCCGCTCCGGTCGCTGAAGTCGCCGAGGCCGCCCCGGCTGCTGAGACCACGGAAGAAACCGCTGCCGCGGCTTAA
- a CDS encoding carboxypeptidase M32 produces MSEFEDLRKRLGEVSALASTAGILEWDQQTHMPAGGAANRAAQLEVLSKITHELSVSSKTETLLAAAEKAADGLDPDSDDAAFVRVARRDFDHASKLPTELVAEIAKVTTLAHEAWAEARAASNYSKFAPCLENIVDLVRQVADHLGHSGERYDALLDQYEPGMKAADVRAMFDAIKPTSVALVKAIVERGPDAVDDSILKRDFDEAKQEAFGEAVIKELGFDFERGRQDRAVHPFCSSFTSGDVRITTRFDKNFLPMALFGTIHETGHALYEQGVARRYDGNTLGGGTSLGVHESQSRLWENLVGRSRPFWKHFYSSLQSTFPESLSDVDAERFYRAVNKVEPSLIRVEADEVTYNLHILLRFEMETDLLEGRLSVKDAPAAWNAKMQEYFGLTPPDDAQGILQDVHWSMGSLGYFPTYSLGNIISAQLFTQAQSDLGDLSGQIERGEFAPLLGWLRENIHQWGRKYTATELLQRITGKALDTAPYLQYLSAKYGDIYGL; encoded by the coding sequence ATGTCGGAATTTGAGGATCTGAGGAAGCGCCTCGGCGAAGTGAGCGCGCTGGCTTCGACGGCGGGTATTTTGGAGTGGGATCAGCAGACGCACATGCCGGCGGGCGGCGCGGCGAATCGGGCGGCGCAGCTGGAAGTTCTTTCGAAGATCACGCATGAGCTATCGGTCTCGTCGAAGACCGAGACCCTGCTCGCGGCGGCGGAAAAAGCCGCCGATGGGCTGGACCCGGACTCAGATGACGCGGCGTTCGTGCGCGTTGCCCGCCGCGATTTCGATCACGCTTCCAAGCTCCCGACGGAGCTTGTGGCGGAGATCGCGAAGGTCACGACGCTGGCGCATGAGGCGTGGGCGGAAGCGCGCGCCGCCAGCAATTACTCCAAGTTTGCGCCGTGCCTGGAAAACATCGTCGATCTGGTGCGGCAAGTCGCCGATCACCTCGGCCATTCCGGCGAGCGTTACGATGCGCTGCTCGATCAATACGAACCCGGCATGAAGGCCGCCGATGTGCGCGCGATGTTCGACGCGATCAAGCCGACATCGGTCGCGCTGGTCAAAGCCATTGTCGAGCGCGGCCCGGACGCCGTGGACGATTCGATCCTGAAACGCGATTTCGACGAGGCGAAGCAGGAAGCGTTTGGCGAAGCCGTCATCAAAGAGCTTGGATTCGACTTCGAACGCGGCCGTCAGGACCGCGCGGTGCATCCGTTCTGCTCCTCTTTCACCAGTGGCGACGTCCGCATTACCACCCGGTTCGACAAGAATTTTCTTCCGATGGCCCTCTTCGGCACGATTCATGAGACGGGACACGCCCTATACGAGCAAGGCGTCGCGCGGCGCTACGACGGCAATACGCTGGGCGGCGGAACCTCGCTCGGCGTCCACGAAAGCCAGTCGCGCCTCTGGGAAAACCTCGTCGGCCGCAGCCGCCCGTTTTGGAAGCACTTCTACTCCAGCCTCCAGAGTACATTCCCGGAGTCGCTGAGCGATGTGGACGCCGAGCGCTTTTACCGCGCCGTGAATAAGGTCGAGCCGTCGCTGATCCGGGTCGAGGCCGATGAAGTCACTTACAATCTGCACATCCTGCTCCGCTTCGAGATGGAGACCGATCTGTTGGAGGGGCGATTGTCCGTCAAGGATGCGCCGGCGGCCTGGAACGCGAAGATGCAGGAGTATTTCGGGCTCACTCCGCCCGACGACGCGCAGGGGATTTTGCAGGATGTCCACTGGTCCATGGGCAGCCTTGGCTACTTCCCGACCTATTCGCTTGGCAATATCATCTCGGCGCAGCTCTTCACGCAGGCACAATCGGACCTTGGCGACCTGAGCGGCCAGATCGAGCGCGGTGAGTTCGCCCCTTTGCTCGGCTGGCTGCGCGAGAACATCCACCAGTGGGGACGTAAGTACACCGCGACCGAGCTGCTCCAGCGAATCACCGGCAAGGCCCTCGACACGGCTCCGTATTTGCAGTATCTGAGCGCGAAGTACGGGGATATCTACGGACTGTAA
- a CDS encoding porin has product MKNWNTAIALGALAVGAVVAAPAAQAQGTSFPDVPQNHWAYTSVQSLADKGLVKGYPNGQFLGNRALTRYEFATVVDRLLQTIADMKSGATPTNAVTQDDLNKIQVLVDSFKTELTAIQADVTKAQADIAELRGNVEDLRQDVLDTKDLANKAQDTANNSYGVGAKRKFQISGYIQARYFDATGSDNQDPKSVNHLTYPHGKVPGNSPYNGTYASGSNGASFIVRRSRLKFTGQLTQNTRYAIQLDASGFASPTSTPNSSNASSNAAVSVREGNATYAFGNGDPAKNLSITAGMFANPFGYILPLSSASTIQAERPLAFNEGGQGLFANQDYDRGVQVAGVAGPVKYTVALVNGTGLASNDTDRQVDQIYRLAYQTGDKKLGVGASFYNGHVADYSNTGAAYTSRKKQLTGADVQYNPTANIFLNGEYVEGKFEQRTAYAGLNQGALALATTYAPGNKIEGYYALGGYSFSPAGTHTLTLAASYDEFNRAKSGAGSNSSYTDKNFGYGALYNLDKSTRLRLWYTKPNKVAHAPGAVDPEKVGLFVSELQVKF; this is encoded by the coding sequence GTGAAAAACTGGAACACCGCTATTGCGCTCGGCGCGCTGGCCGTGGGAGCTGTTGTCGCCGCTCCCGCCGCGCAGGCGCAGGGAACCTCGTTCCCGGATGTCCCGCAGAACCACTGGGCTTACACGTCGGTGCAGAGCCTTGCGGATAAAGGCCTTGTCAAGGGATATCCCAATGGGCAGTTCCTGGGCAACCGCGCGCTGACCCGCTATGAGTTCGCGACCGTTGTCGATCGTCTCCTTCAGACTATTGCCGATATGAAGAGCGGCGCCACGCCGACAAACGCCGTCACGCAGGACGATCTGAACAAGATCCAGGTCCTCGTGGACAGCTTCAAGACCGAATTGACCGCGATCCAGGCCGACGTGACCAAGGCGCAAGCCGACATCGCCGAACTTCGCGGCAATGTCGAGGACCTTCGCCAGGACGTTCTGGACACCAAGGACCTCGCGAACAAAGCGCAGGACACCGCGAATAATTCGTACGGCGTCGGCGCGAAGCGCAAATTCCAGATCAGCGGCTACATCCAGGCGCGTTACTTCGATGCGACCGGCAGCGATAACCAGGATCCCAAGAGCGTCAATCACCTCACCTATCCGCACGGCAAGGTTCCCGGCAACAGCCCTTACAACGGCACCTACGCTTCAGGGTCTAACGGGGCCTCCTTCATCGTTCGCCGCTCGCGCCTCAAGTTCACTGGCCAGCTGACGCAGAATACCCGCTACGCCATTCAGCTCGACGCATCGGGCTTCGCCAGTCCCACGAGCACCCCGAACAGCAGCAACGCATCGAGCAACGCCGCGGTCAGCGTCCGTGAGGGCAATGCGACCTATGCGTTCGGCAATGGCGATCCCGCCAAGAACCTGAGCATCACCGCCGGTATGTTCGCCAACCCGTTTGGTTACATTCTGCCGCTCTCGTCCGCCTCGACGATCCAGGCCGAACGGCCGCTTGCCTTCAACGAAGGCGGGCAGGGCTTGTTCGCCAACCAGGACTACGATCGCGGCGTACAGGTCGCGGGCGTCGCCGGTCCGGTCAAGTACACGGTCGCATTGGTCAACGGCACCGGTCTTGCCAGCAACGACACCGACCGACAGGTCGACCAGATCTATCGCCTCGCCTATCAGACGGGCGACAAGAAGCTGGGCGTTGGCGCTTCCTTCTACAACGGACACGTTGCGGATTACTCCAATACTGGAGCGGCCTACACCTCGCGCAAAAAGCAGCTGACCGGCGCGGACGTTCAGTACAACCCGACAGCGAATATCTTCCTGAACGGCGAATACGTCGAAGGTAAGTTCGAGCAGCGGACCGCCTATGCTGGTCTCAACCAAGGCGCGCTTGCGTTGGCAACGACCTACGCACCCGGCAATAAGATCGAAGGCTACTACGCGCTGGGCGGCTACAGCTTCAGCCCTGCCGGTACACATACACTGACCCTGGCCGCGAGCTACGATGAGTTCAACCGCGCTAAGAGCGGCGCCGGCAGCAACAGCTCGTACACGGACAAGAACTTCGGCTATGGCGCGCTTTACAACTTGGACAAGTCCACCCGCCTGCGCTTGTGGTACACCAAGCCCAATAAAGTCGCCCACGCTCCCGGCGCCGTTGATCCGGAGAAGGTTGGCCTGTTCGTAAGCGAACTTCAGGTCAAGTTCTAA
- the pstS gene encoding phosphate ABC transporter substrate-binding protein PstS, translating to MFFNKLNKIAATALALTSLLAAGAHAQSLTGAGATFPAPLYQKWFQQYKAKTGAEINYQAIGSGGGIKAITARSVDFGASDAPMSDAELAKAPGVIHIPTVAGAVVVAYNVPGVGPGIKLTQDVIADIFLGKITKWDDGRIAKLNPGTKFPSTGIAPFHRSDGSGTTNIFTTFLSEVSGDWKDQVGAGKSVKWVKGLGGKGNPGVAALIKQTEGGIGYIELAYAVTNVIPYAAVRNAKGNFIYPSVASTTAAADGSTLPADFRKVITNTKAAQGYPITGFTFLLVYRDSKPELKKFLQWALTDGQSQADDLLYAKLPDSVQKRALAAVASLK from the coding sequence ATGTTCTTCAATAAGCTGAACAAAATCGCGGCGACGGCGCTGGCTCTCACGAGCCTGCTGGCCGCCGGCGCGCACGCCCAGAGCCTTACCGGCGCGGGCGCGACGTTCCCCGCTCCGCTGTACCAGAAGTGGTTCCAACAGTACAAGGCGAAAACCGGCGCTGAGATCAACTATCAGGCCATCGGCTCCGGCGGCGGCATCAAAGCCATCACCGCTCGCTCCGTCGACTTCGGCGCGTCCGACGCTCCGATGTCCGACGCCGAGCTCGCCAAGGCGCCCGGCGTCATCCACATCCCGACCGTTGCGGGCGCCGTCGTCGTCGCTTACAACGTTCCCGGCGTGGGCCCCGGCATTAAGCTGACCCAGGACGTGATCGCCGACATCTTCCTTGGCAAGATCACCAAGTGGGACGATGGCCGCATCGCCAAGCTGAACCCTGGAACGAAGTTCCCGAGCACCGGCATCGCGCCGTTCCACCGCTCCGACGGCTCCGGAACCACGAACATCTTCACCACGTTCCTGTCGGAAGTCAGCGGCGATTGGAAAGACCAGGTCGGCGCCGGCAAGTCGGTCAAGTGGGTCAAGGGACTCGGCGGCAAGGGTAACCCGGGCGTCGCCGCTCTGATCAAGCAGACCGAAGGCGGCATCGGCTACATCGAGCTGGCCTACGCCGTCACGAACGTCATCCCGTACGCGGCTGTCCGCAACGCCAAGGGCAACTTCATCTACCCGAGCGTCGCTTCGACCACCGCGGCCGCCGACGGATCCACGCTGCCTGCGGACTTCCGCAAGGTCATCACCAACACCAAGGCTGCGCAGGGCTATCCGATCACCGGCTTCACCTTCCTGCTGGTCTACCGCGACTCCAAGCCGGAACTGAAGAAGTTCCTGCAGTGGGCGCTGACCGACGGACAGAGCCAGGCGGACGACCTGCTGTACGCCAAGCTGCCCGATAGCGTTCAGAAGCGCGCTTTGGCCGCTGTCGCGTCGCTCAAGTAG